The following is a genomic window from Rhodoferax sp. PAMC 29310.
TGCGTGCGCTGCGTCTATTTGAACTTTGGCAAGTTGAATTGCGGTGGAACACCCATACGAGTGTTAATGACCCACTGCTGTGCAATCGACAGGATGTTGTTCGTAATCCAGTACAGAACCAAGCCGGCCGGGAAGAAAAAGAACATCACACTGAAGGCTAGTGGCATGAACCACATCATTTTTGCTTGCAAAGGATCTGGCGGTGCCGGGTTGAGCGCTGTTTGCAGCATCGTCGTCAAGGCCATCACCACAGGCAGGATGTAGAGTGGGTCAGGGGACGACAGGTCGTGAATCCACATCACCCAAGGGGCGTTGCGCATTTCCACGCTGGACAACAGCACCCAGTACAGCGCAATGAAGACGGGAATCTGAACCATGATCGGGAAGCAGCCGCCCATGGGGTTCACTTTCTCCTCCCTGTAAATCCGCATCATCTCTTGCTGCATCTGCTGAGGGTTGTCCTTCAAGCGGGCACGCATCTCTGTGATTTTCGGATTCACGGCCTTCATCTTGGCCATACTGGAGTAGGCCTTCGCATTGAGCCAGTAGAAAGCTGCTTTCAACAGCAATACCAAGGCCATGATGGACCAACCCCAGTTGCCAATAAAGCTGTGAATCTTGTCCAGCAACCAGTACAGCGGCTTGGCAAGAATAGTGAGCCATCCGTAATCTTTCACCAGCTCCAGACCGGGTGCCAGTGATTCCAGTACCTTTTCTTCTTGGGGGCCGGAAAAGAGCCTTGCATCAATCGACTTTGATGTACCAGGGGCAATAGCGTCGAGGTGGACAATCATGCCGACAGAGTAAAGGTTGGCACCCACTTTGCGCATGAACAAATCACGTTGAATGCCATCACCGAGCAACCATGAGCTTGCAAAATAATGCTGCACCATTGCTACATAACCATTGGTGGCCGACTTCTCGATATCGACTTGTTTGTTTTCGGTGGCTTTGGTTTCGATTTCCTTGAACTCTACTTTTTGGTACTTCTTCGCCTCCGTGTAAACAACGGGTCCGGTAAAAGTTGAGTAGAAGGAGGATTCGCCCACTGGTTTGTTGCCGTCGCGCACCAACTGCAGGTACAACTGAGGTGATACGGTGGTGGTGCCAACGTTCATTACCTCGTGTTTGACAGCCACAGCGTAGGAACCGCGTGTCAAAGTGAACGTCTTGACTAGCTTTACGCCACCGATTTCGGGTGATTCAAAGCGGATATCCAAGCTGTTGCTGCCTTTCGCCATCGTCCGTTCGCCGGGTACGATTGTCATTGGCGTCTTGTGCGTGGGCAAGGTGCCACCGGCGTCGCCTGCGAGCAATCCGGTTTGAGCCAGGTAGACGCGGTCTTTGCTGGAATCCAGCAGCACAAACGGGTGTGAATCCGCGCCTTTGCCACCGTGTTTCAGAAACTCCGATTTCACGATCGAGCCGCCGTCGCTGTCAAAGGTGAGCTTCAATACATCAGACGCAACGACTACGCTTTCCCGGGGAATCGCCGCCAATGGAGTGGTTTCAGGCGCAGGACTCATCACTTCCGGCATTTGTGACGCCGTGGCCTTTATGCTAGCCGTCGGCAAATCAGACGTCGAAGGTATCGGCGTCTGTGCGCCTGAGGGCGCGGTGGCCACAGAAGGTGCGGTTTTGGGGAAAAAAGTGGCGTGACGTCCGTTGAATACCTGCCACTGATCCCAAAGCAAAACAATGGAGAAGCCAAAGATCACCCACAAAATGGTGCGGCGAATATCGTTCATGAAGATTTCTTTTGAGTGGCGGCTGGGATCAGCCGGGTGAATAACCGGGGTTTCGAGGCGGGAACAGGATCGCTTCCGCCGGCACACCAAGGATGACAGCGACCAAGGCGTTTCAAAGTCAGGTAGCTGCCTGCCGCCGAACCGTGCTGCTGTAGTGCTTGCAGCGAATAGGCCGAGCAGGTCGGCTCGAACCGGCAGGACGAACCAAGCCAAGGACTTAGAAACAGGCGGTAGCCTTTGACCAAGCCGATCAGCGCTGCTTTAATCATGCGCGGTCTTGTCGAGTTGAGCTTGCTGAAGGGCGTGCGACGGCTGTTGCAAACAATTGCTGCAACTCCTGTCGTACGGTGGACTTCAGCTTCTCAGACGTCGCACTGGGAAACAAGGTTCGATCAAAGTCCGACCGAAGTCGAATGACATGCGCAGCATCAGGCAGTGCCAGTTCGAAGTCGGCGCTGACGCAATAAATCTGGCGACGGATGGTATTCCGTGTCACTGCACGTTTGGCCCAGCGTTTGGGCACCATGGCGGCAAGCCAAACCCCTTGAACGTCAAAAAGCGCCAGTTTTGGCGCTAGAGCGGACCGGGTGATTGGCGCGGCGGTCGTCGGTTGATCCAACCCCGCGCGATGCAACGCAAAATGCGTCGTCCGCGCTACAGTGCCTCCAGACAATGCAGCTTGAAACTGACTTCGAGTTTTCAGTCGCTGCATTTGCTTTGGGCGGTTTGGTTCAGACCAAGCAACTGCGCAACGCGCCGAAGCTGTCTTTAGACGGCCAGACGCTTGCGGCCTTTGGCGCGGCGAGCATTGATCACGGCACGGCCGCCGCGAGTTTTCATGCGAACCAAGAAGCCGTGAGTGCGGGCGCGGCGGATCTTGGATGGTTGGTAAGTGCGTTTCATTTTGGAAATCCTAAAGGGCTCAATGTCGACCCACCAAAGTTAAAACAATGAAGGGGGTCGCTGACTTTCTCCCTTAACTCAATTAAGGGAACCTCGGATTATGGCAAACTTTGTCAGGAAGGGCAAGGCCACTGGCGCCGTTGCCGCGCTTGCGACGAATTGGGCGGGGTCGACTGCCTTGTGGATAAGGTCTTGACAATCTACAATTCGAGCCTTTGAAGTACATGGCTATCCACAGAGGCAATCACCCACAATGACAGAGGGATTTATCGAAAACCAACCCGGGACAGGAGTTGGTCCTGGACAAAGTCTGTGGCAAACGTGTATTGATCAACTGGCTCAGGAGCTTCCTGAGCAGCAATTCAATACCTGGATCAAACCGTTAACCGCTCAGGTGTCTGATGACCTTGGGAAGGTCACCATATTCGTGGCCAATCGCTTCAAGTTGGACTGGATACGGGCGCAGTACAGCCAACGCCTGTCCGGCCTCATGGAGTCACTTTCTGGTCAGGTTGTTCAAATTGAGTTAGCACTTGCTCCCCGAGAGGTGCCCGTTCGAAGCCAGGCACCGCAGCGAGTGGTCGATCCTCTTCCCGTCGCCTCGGTCGTGAATCAAACCCCCAGCGAGGAGCGAAACAGCAATGAATTCCGAAATCGCCTCAATTCAGCACTGACATTTGACACCTTGGTCGAAGGCACTGCCAATCGCATGGCGCGCGCCGCAGCGATGCATGTGTCCAGCATGCCGGGCCATCTTTACAACCCGCTTTTCATTTATGGCGGGGTCGGATTGGGAAAGACCCACTTGATGCACGCGGTGGGCAATCGCTTGATGGCAGACAAGCCGGGATCCAAAGTTCTCTACATCCATGCAGAACAGTTTGTCTCGGATGTGGTTAAGGCCTACCAGCGCAAGACGTTCGACGAATTCAAGGAGCGTTATCACTCACTTGATTTGCTGCTGATTGATGACGTGCAGTTTTTTGCCAACAAAGAACGCACTCAAGAGGAATTTTTCAACGCGTTTGAAGCCTTGTTGGCGAAAAAGTCACACATTGTGATGACCAGCGACACCTATCCCAAGGGTTTGGCGGATATTCATGAGCGCCTGGTGTCTCGTTTCGACTCCGGTTTGACGGTGGCCATTGAACCGCCGGAGCTGGAAATGCGGGTCGCCATTTTGATAAACAAGGCGCGCGTCGAAGGCATTGATATGCCGGAGGAGGTTGCATTTTTTGTCGCTAAAAACGTGCGTTCCAACGTTCGTGAGTTGGAGGGTGCCCTACGCAAAATCCTGGCCTATTCGCGCTTCAATCAAAAGGAAATCTCAATTCTGTTGGCGCGAGAGGCGTTGCGTGATTTGTTGTCGATTCAGAATCGTCAAATTTCTGTGGAAAACATTCAGAAGACGGTGGCGGATTACTACAAAATCAAGATCGCTGACATGTACTCCAAGAAGCGCCCGGCCAGCATTGCGCGGCCACGGCAAATTGCGATGTACCTTGCAAAAGAGCTGACTCAAAAAAGTTTGCCGGAGATTGGTGAGCTATTTGGTGGCCGCGATCACACCACGGTGTTGCATGCGGTTCGAAAAATTGGTGGCGAGCGTCAGCAATTGACCGAATTGAACCAACAGCTTCATGTGTTGGAGCAGACCCTGAAAGGCTGATCGCCTGCAAAAAAAGGGAAAATGGCAGAGTTAGCGAGTACATCCCCAATTGGGTCGTTGAATAGCGTTAAAGATAGATATTTATAAAGAGGTTGACATGATCGTCCTGAAGGCCACACAAGACAAAGTTTTATCGGTTTTGCAATCGGTATCCGGCATCGTTGAGCGCCGGCACACCTTGCCTATTCTGGCCAATGTATTGATTCGCAAAACCGGTTCGTCATTGCAGTTGACGACCAGCGATCTCGAAATCCAGATTCGCACCACCGTGGAGATGGATGGCGACAGCGGTGACTTCACCACCACCGTGGGCGCGCGCAAACTCATTGACATTCTGCGCACCATGCCCTCGGACCAAGTGGTTTCGCTGGAGTCCAGCGCCAGCAAGCTCATCCTCAAGGGTGGCAAAAGCAAGTTCACGCTGCAGTCCATGGCTGCCGAAGACTTTCCGCTGGTTCAAGAGGCTGCCAACTTTGGACCGGCATTCACCGTGCCGCAGAAGA
Proteins encoded in this region:
- the dnaA gene encoding chromosomal replication initiator protein DnaA, whose product is MTEGFIENQPGTGVGPGQSLWQTCIDQLAQELPEQQFNTWIKPLTAQVSDDLGKVTIFVANRFKLDWIRAQYSQRLSGLMESLSGQVVQIELALAPREVPVRSQAPQRVVDPLPVASVVNQTPSEERNSNEFRNRLNSALTFDTLVEGTANRMARAAAMHVSSMPGHLYNPLFIYGGVGLGKTHLMHAVGNRLMADKPGSKVLYIHAEQFVSDVVKAYQRKTFDEFKERYHSLDLLLIDDVQFFANKERTQEEFFNAFEALLAKKSHIVMTSDTYPKGLADIHERLVSRFDSGLTVAIEPPELEMRVAILINKARVEGIDMPEEVAFFVAKNVRSNVRELEGALRKILAYSRFNQKEISILLAREALRDLLSIQNRQISVENIQKTVADYYKIKIADMYSKKRPASIARPRQIAMYLAKELTQKSLPEIGELFGGRDHTTVLHAVRKIGGERQQLTELNQQLHVLEQTLKG
- a CDS encoding ribonuclease P protein component; this translates as MQRLKTRSQFQAALSGGTVARTTHFALHRAGLDQPTTAAPITRSALAPKLALFDVQGVWLAAMVPKRWAKRAVTRNTIRRQIYCVSADFELALPDAAHVIRLRSDFDRTLFPSATSEKLKSTVRQELQQLFATAVARPSASSTRQDRA
- the rpmH gene encoding 50S ribosomal protein L34, with protein sequence MKRTYQPSKIRRARTHGFLVRMKTRGGRAVINARRAKGRKRLAV
- the yidC gene encoding membrane protein insertase YidC encodes the protein MNDIRRTILWVIFGFSIVLLWDQWQVFNGRHATFFPKTAPSVATAPSGAQTPIPSTSDLPTASIKATASQMPEVMSPAPETTPLAAIPRESVVVASDVLKLTFDSDGGSIVKSEFLKHGGKGADSHPFVLLDSSKDRVYLAQTGLLAGDAGGTLPTHKTPMTIVPGERTMAKGSNSLDIRFESPEIGGVKLVKTFTLTRGSYAVAVKHEVMNVGTTTVSPQLYLQLVRDGNKPVGESSFYSTFTGPVVYTEAKKYQKVEFKEIETKATENKQVDIEKSATNGYVAMVQHYFASSWLLGDGIQRDLFMRKVGANLYSVGMIVHLDAIAPGTSKSIDARLFSGPQEEKVLESLAPGLELVKDYGWLTILAKPLYWLLDKIHSFIGNWGWSIMALVLLLKAAFYWLNAKAYSSMAKMKAVNPKITEMRARLKDNPQQMQQEMMRIYREEKVNPMGGCFPIMVQIPVFIALYWVLLSSVEMRNAPWVMWIHDLSSPDPLYILPVVMALTTMLQTALNPAPPDPLQAKMMWFMPLAFSVMFFFFPAGLVLYWITNNILSIAQQWVINTRMGVPPQFNLPKFK
- the yidD gene encoding membrane protein insertion efficiency factor YidD: MIKAALIGLVKGYRLFLSPWLGSSCRFEPTCSAYSLQALQQHGSAAGSYLTLKRLGRCHPWCAGGSDPVPASKPRLFTRLIPAATQKKSS